The following nucleotide sequence is from Ignavibacteriales bacterium.
TCTTTGCATTATCGAAGCTATGAAATTGATGAACGAAATAGAGTCGGATGTATCGGGTCGGATTGTAAAGATATTAGTTGAAAACGCCAAGCCGGTTGAATATAATCAAACACTATTTTTAATCGAACCGGTTTAATATAATTTTCCAACTATTTCGATTATCAATGAAAGAATATCGTGTTTAAAAAAGTTCTCATAGCGAACCGTGGAGAAATTGCGCTTCGTGTTATTCGCGTTTGTCGTGAACTTGGATTAAAAACTGTTGCGGTTTATTCCGAGGGTGATCGTGAATCGCTACACGTGAAGTTCGCGGATGAAGCTGTGTGCATCGGTCCGCCGCCAAGCAGAGAGAGTTATTTACATATTCCTAGAATAATTTCTGCCGCAGAAATTACAAATGCGGATGCCATTCATCCGGGTTATGGTTTCCTCGCAGAGAATGCTCAATTTTCTGAAATCTGTCAATCACAAGAAATAAAATTTATCGGTCCATCTCCCGAGGCAATAGTTTCGATGGGTGATAAAGCTTTAGCCAAAGATACGATGCGAAAAGCCGGAGTGCCCGTTGTACCCGGCAGCGATGGAGTTATAAGGGATGTGAAAGAAGCTTTCGAAATCGCGAAATCAATCGGTTTTCCTGTCATGGTAAAAGCGACTGCCGGTGGGGGTGGTAAAGGAATGAGAATAGTCGTCGAAGAAAGTGAATTCGAAAAATTATTTCAGATGGCAAGCAATGAAGCCGGTGCAGCTTTTAACAATCCCGATTTGTATATCGAAAAATTTGTGGAGCAACCGAGGCATATAGAAATACAGGTGTTTGGTGATCAATACGGTAATGCCATCCATCTGAATGAACGTGATTGTACCATACAAAGACGTCATCAAAAACTTGTAGAAGAATCTCCATCACCCATAGTCGATCCCAAAATGCGGCTCGCCATGGGAACCGCTGCCATCAAAGGTGCCAAAGGAGTGAGGTACGAAGGTGCCGGAACAATAGAATTTATTGTCGATAAGAATAAAAATTTTTACTTCATGGAGATGAATACCCGTATTCAGGTTGAACATCCGGTTACCGAACAAGTCACAGGTATGGACTTAATTAAACTGCAAATCGAAATTGCCATGGGTGAGAAGTTGCGCAAGAAAGAATTTAAACCGCGCGGTCACGCGATTGAATGCCGTATAAACGCGGAAGATCCGGATCATGATTTCAGACCGTCTCCAGGGCAGATCACAGGATTCCATCTTCCAGGCGGCTATGGTGTTCGTGTCGATACTCATTGCTATGCAGGTTATAAAATTCCTCCATTCTACGATTCATTGATCGCAAAGTTGGTTGTTTTTGCGCCGACTCGGGATGAAGCTATAGATAAAATGGCCGGTGCGCTCGAAGAGTTCACCATCGAAGGAGTGCACACTACAATACCGTTCCATCGTAAGGTTATGCAGAATAAAGTTTTTCGCAGCGGTATTTATGATACAAGTTTTATCGAAAAACATTACAACAAAGACTAACTAAATTTTCAGAGGTATTTCTTATGACGTTTCCAGAAAATCTTAAATACACCAAAGACCACGAATGGATTCGTGTTGAAGGCAATACGGGTGTTGTGGGTATAACAGAATATGCCCAAGGTGAACTTGGCGATGTAGTTTTCGTTGAGCTTCCTCAAATTGGGAAACAAGTGAAACAGGGCGACAGCTTTGGGACGATTGAAGCGGTCAAAGCGGTTTCAGATCTTTTTGCACCTATATCCGGTGAGGTAATCGAAATTAACTCGGAACTTGAGAAAGCTCCCGAACTTGTCAACAAAGATCCATATGGTAAAGGTTGGATGTTGAAATTAAAGATTACCGAAATATCTGAAATTGCTGAGTTACTCGACGCAAAATCATATCGGGAATTAATCGGCAAATAATATCAATCTTCATCTTGTGAATCGGCTGGTAAAAATAATTTCAAGAGAAGATATATTCTCTGAATATCGAAATAGCCCCATTGATCTTCTTTTACAGTATCATAATCTTGGACTGCCGTTCGAGAATGTAACTAGCGCGCAAATGTTAATCGGCATGTGCATGGATAACCGTAAGTATCTTCATATCCCTGACAATTTTGCTTTCATCATGCGAACCGGAGGCGCTAATTTACGTTACAGCGAATTCAAAATATCCTATGCCATATCGGTAGGTGAAGTTTCTTCTTTAGCACTCATCGCGCACAATCATTGCGGTATGGTAAACATAATGGCACGAAAAAAGCAATTTGTGCAAGGATTGATTGACAGAGCCGGATGGGATCGCGTTTCTGCCGAAGAACATTTTTATCAGTACGCGCCGATGTTTGAGATAGGGAATGAAATCGATTTCTTGTTGAGCGAGGTAAATCGGCTTCGGCTTCGCTATCCTAAAATTCTTGTTGCACCCCTTTATTACAAAGTTGAAGATAACCTCCTCTATTTGGTTAAGGAGGGCAGAAACACTTGATGTTCGCATCGGGTTATCGTTTTCTTCTCTCTTCCTTCAGTTCGTCCTTCTTTAATGTTTTATTCTATTTTCCGATCCAATTATCTAAAATTTATCATTAACAACTTAAGTCATTGAATTTTTATGTCAAATCATATAGATGCACCCGAACAATTCTCAAACCGTCATAACGGTCCCAATCAAAATGAAATTGAAATGATGTTGAAAGAGGTCGGTGCACACTCGCTCGATGAATTCATCGATAGTGTTGTGCCGAAACAAATCCGATCTGAGAGTCCTCTCAGATTAGATTCACCACTGAACGAGTTTGAAACTCTGAGTGAGATAAAAGAGATCGCTTCAAAAAACCACATATTCCGATCTCTGATAGGTATGGGATTTAATGAATCAATAACTCCGACCATAATTAAGCGTAATATATTAGAGAATCCCGGATGGTATACGCAGTACACTCCGTATCAGGCAGAGATTGCCCAGGGAAGAATGGAAACTCTTCTTAATTTTCAAACGATGGTTATCGATTTAACATCGATGGAAATAGCCAACGCATCGCTTCTGGATGAAGCGACAGCCGCTGCCGAAGCGAT
It contains:
- the accC gene encoding acetyl-CoA carboxylase biotin carboxylase subunit: MFKKVLIANRGEIALRVIRVCRELGLKTVAVYSEGDRESLHVKFADEAVCIGPPPSRESYLHIPRIISAAEITNADAIHPGYGFLAENAQFSEICQSQEIKFIGPSPEAIVSMGDKALAKDTMRKAGVPVVPGSDGVIRDVKEAFEIAKSIGFPVMVKATAGGGGKGMRIVVEESEFEKLFQMASNEAGAAFNNPDLYIEKFVEQPRHIEIQVFGDQYGNAIHLNERDCTIQRRHQKLVEESPSPIVDPKMRLAMGTAAIKGAKGVRYEGAGTIEFIVDKNKNFYFMEMNTRIQVEHPVTEQVTGMDLIKLQIEIAMGEKLRKKEFKPRGHAIECRINAEDPDHDFRPSPGQITGFHLPGGYGVRVDTHCYAGYKIPPFYDSLIAKLVVFAPTRDEAIDKMAGALEEFTIEGVHTTIPFHRKVMQNKVFRSGIYDTSFIEKHYNKD
- the gcvH gene encoding glycine cleavage system protein GcvH — encoded protein: MTFPENLKYTKDHEWIRVEGNTGVVGITEYAQGELGDVVFVELPQIGKQVKQGDSFGTIEAVKAVSDLFAPISGEVIEINSELEKAPELVNKDPYGKGWMLKLKITEISEIAELLDAKSYRELIGK
- a CDS encoding carbonic anhydrase, producing MNRLVKIISREDIFSEYRNSPIDLLLQYHNLGLPFENVTSAQMLIGMCMDNRKYLHIPDNFAFIMRTGGANLRYSEFKISYAISVGEVSSLALIAHNHCGMVNIMARKKQFVQGLIDRAGWDRVSAEEHFYQYAPMFEIGNEIDFLLSEVNRLRLRYPKILVAPLYYKVEDNLLYLVKEGRNT